A genomic region of Lycorma delicatula isolate Av1 chromosome 4, ASM4794821v1, whole genome shotgun sequence contains the following coding sequences:
- the LOC142324147 gene encoding E3 ubiquitin-protein ligase RNF185-like isoform X2, with protein MVVPNEPGPSKVGRDGSEEKDDRMFECNICLDTAKDAVVSMCGHLFCWPCLHQWLDTRPTRQVCPVCKAAISEDKVIPLYGRGSTKQEDPRNKVPPRPPGQRTEPENNGGFPGFGFGDGGFYMSFGIGAFPFGFFTSSFNLGAQQQAHGAPRGMTQYGDGDPYVSKVFLWVAALFILWLFLA; from the exons ATGGTAGTACCAAATGAGCCAGGTCCTTCAAAAGTTGGACGAGATGGATCTGAAGAAAAGGATGATCGGATGTTTGAATGTAATATATGTCTTGATACCGCAAAGGATGCTGTTGTCAGCATGTGTGGTCATCTTTTTTG ttGGCCATGCCTGCATCAGTGGTTAGATACACGACCAACTCGCCAAGTTTGCCCTGTTTGTAAAGCTGCTATAAGTGAAGACAAAGTCATTCCATTGTATGGACGTGGAAGCACTAAACAAGAGGATCCTAG AAATAAAGTCCCACCTCGTCCTCCAGGCCAAAGGACAGAACCAGAAAATAATGGG GGTTTCCCTGGATTTGGTTTTGGTGATGGAGGCTTTTATATGTCATTTGGTATTGGTGCATttccatttggattttttacatCGTCGTTTAATCTTGGTGCTCAACAACAAGCACATGGAG CTCCTCGTGGGATGACTCAGTACGGTGATGGAGATCCTTATGTATCAAAAGTATTCCTTTGGGTTGCTGCACTTTTCATACTCTGGTTATTTCTTGCATAG
- the LOC142324147 gene encoding E3 ubiquitin-protein ligase RNF185-like isoform X1: MMVVPNEPGPSKVGRDGSEEKDDRMFECNICLDTAKDAVVSMCGHLFCWPCLHQWLDTRPTRQVCPVCKAAISEDKVIPLYGRGSTKQEDPRNKVPPRPPGQRTEPENNGGFPGFGFGDGGFYMSFGIGAFPFGFFTSSFNLGAQQQAHGAPRGMTQYGDGDPYVSKVFLWVAALFILWLFLA, from the exons ATGGTAGTACCAAATGAGCCAGGTCCTTCAAAAGTTGGACGAGATGGATCTGAAGAAAAGGATGATCGGATGTTTGAATGTAATATATGTCTTGATACCGCAAAGGATGCTGTTGTCAGCATGTGTGGTCATCTTTTTTG ttGGCCATGCCTGCATCAGTGGTTAGATACACGACCAACTCGCCAAGTTTGCCCTGTTTGTAAAGCTGCTATAAGTGAAGACAAAGTCATTCCATTGTATGGACGTGGAAGCACTAAACAAGAGGATCCTAG AAATAAAGTCCCACCTCGTCCTCCAGGCCAAAGGACAGAACCAGAAAATAATGGG GGTTTCCCTGGATTTGGTTTTGGTGATGGAGGCTTTTATATGTCATTTGGTATTGGTGCATttccatttggattttttacatCGTCGTTTAATCTTGGTGCTCAACAACAAGCACATGGAG CTCCTCGTGGGATGACTCAGTACGGTGATGGAGATCCTTATGTATCAAAAGTATTCCTTTGGGTTGCTGCACTTTTCATACTCTGGTTATTTCTTGCATAG